The Sandaracinobacteroides saxicola nucleotide sequence CGCGCCATCGGGGTCGGTCAGCGCGATGCGGATGTCGGCGCGCCGTTCCTTCAGCCCCAGGCCCACGCCGGCGATGGTGCCACCGGTGCCCGCCGCGCAGGTGAACCCGTCGACGCGCCCGGCTGTCGCGTCCCAGATCTCCGGCGCGGTGGTCTTGATGTGCGCCAGCCGGTTGGCGATGTTGTCGAACTGGTTGGCCCAGACCGCGCCCGGCGTCTCCTCCGCCAGCCGCCGGCTGGTGTGCACATAATGGCCGGGGTTGGCGTAGCTGGTCGCCGGCACCAGCACCAGCTCCGCCCCCAGCGCGCGCAGTGCGTCCTTCTTCTCCTGGCTCTGCGTTTCCGGCATCACGATGATCGTGCGATAGCCGCGCGACGCGCCCACCACGGCCAGGCCGATGCCGGTGTTGCCCGCCGTCCCCTCCACGATGGTGCCGCCGGGTTGCAGCGTGCCCGCCGCCTCCGCCGCCTGGATGATATAGAGCGCGGCGCGGTCCTTCACGCTGCCGCCGGGGTTCATGAACTCGCACTTGCCCAGCACCGTCGCCCCGGTGCGCTCGGAGGGGCCCTTCAGCCGCACCAGCGGCGTGTTGCCGATCAGCGCGGCGATATCGGTCGCAACAGTCATTGTTTCGGCTTAGCGAGCACCGACGCGCCTTGCCAGCCCGCTTTCTTTGCGCGAAACGAAGCGCGGCTTTCACGGGAGTGTCGGATGCGACGGCGAACAGGGGGCGGGCGGTGACACGCGCGATTCCCGTCCTGCTGTTGGCGCTCGCCCTGCCGCTTGCCGGCTGCGGCAATGGCAATGATGGCCGTGCGCTCCGCGTCGACAGCAGCGTCGATCCGACGCCGCTGGTGGCGCAGTCCACGCGGCTCGGGCTGACCGCGCTCGACGGTGAGGGCCAGGTGGTGCCCGGCCTGGCGCAGAGCTGGCGCGTGTCGGACGATGGCCTCAGCATCGTCTTCCGCCTGCGCCGCGCCAGCTTCGCCAACGGCATGCCGGTCACCGCGGCGCAGGCGGTGGCCGCGGTGCAGGCCGCGCGGACCCGCCGCGCCCATCCCTTTTTCGGCCTGCTCGCCGGCGTCACCGCGATCTCCGCGCCGCTGGACGACGTGATCGAGATGCGCCTGACCACGCCGCAGCCCGAGCTGCTGGCACTGCTCGCCGCGCCCGAGCTGGCGGTGCTGCCGCCAGCGCGCAACCCGCCGGCGCTGGGCCCCTTCATGCCCGCCGGGGACGAGGCCGGCGTCATCACGCTGGGCCGCAACCCGCGCTTTCACGCCACCGCCGACGTGCCGCTCGACCGCGTGACCCTGCGGCGGCTGGACGCCACCGCCGCCATCGCCGGCTTCGCGCGCGGCGAAAGCGACCTGGTGCTCGGCGGGCTGGGGCCGGGGATCAACGACGCGCGCACCTCGCCCGCCGCCGCGGGGCTGCGGCTGGAGCCCGCGCGCGCCACCGCCATGCTGCTGGTCAACATGACCGGTGGGCCGCTGAAGGACCTGCGCGTGCGGCGCGCGCTGTCGCTCGCCATCGACCGGCAGACGCTGGGCAGCGCGCTGTTCGGCAGCGCCGCCGCCCGTCCGGTCTATGGCCTCGCGCCCGAGGGGCTGGCCAGCTTTCCCGAGACCTTTGTGCCGGACTGGGCCGGTGCGCCGCTGGTCGCCCGGCAGGAGGATGCCCGCCGCCTGCTGAGCGAAGCGGGCTTCGGCGCCGAACGGCCGCTGGCGCTGACCGTCGCCATCCCCGACGACGCGCTCAGCCGCGCCATGGCGGCGCGCATCGGCAATGATCTTGCCGCGATCGGCGTGACGCTGAGCGCCGACATCCGCGACCCGGCCTTCCACGCCAGCACGCTGGCGCGCGGCGGCTATGCGCTGGCGCTGACCGTGCGGGAGGCGCCGACCGATTCGCCGCTCGCCCTGCTGTTGCCGCTGCGCTGCGGCGCCAACCCCGCCGGCGTCTGCCTGAAGGAGGCCGACCGCCTGCTGGCGCAGAGCTGGCGCGCCGCCAGCCTGTCCGCCCGCGCCGGCCATTATGCCCAGGCCGAACGGCTGTGGGCGGAGGATGGCGCGGTGATCGGCCTGGTCACGCCACTGCGCTGGGCGCTGGTATCGCCGCGCGTCGCGGGATGGGTTGACAATGCCGCCGGCGCGCATCCCTTGGCGAAACTGGACCTGTTGCCGGAAGGAAGGCTGTTCAAATGAGCGAGATCGTCATCGTCGCGGCGCGCCGCACGCCGATGGGCGGGTTTCAGGGCGATTTCGCCGGCCTTGCCGCGTCCGACCTGGGCGCCGCCGCGCTGAAGGCCGCGGTGGACGACGCCGGCCTGGCGGCGGACGCGGTGGAGCAGGTGGTGATGGGCTGCGTGCTTCCCGCCGGGCAGGGCCAGGCGCCCGCGCGGCAGGCGGCGCGCAAGGCCGGGCTGTCGGACGCCACCGCCGCGGTCACGCTGAACAAGATGTGCGGCAGCGGCATGAAGGCGGTGATGGACGCGCACGACCTGCTGCGCGCCGGCAGCGCCGACATTATCGCCGCCGGCGGCATGGAGAGCATGTCGAACGCCCCCTATCTGCTGCCGAAGGCCCGCGCGGGCTATCGCATGGGCCATGGCCGCGTCATCGACCACATGTTCATGGATGGCCTGGAGGACGCCTATGAGAGCGGTCGGCTGATGGGCAGCTTCGCCGAGGATTGCGCCCGCCACTATCAGTTCACCCGCGCCGCGCAGGATGATTTCGCGCTCGCCAGCCTGTCCCGCGCCAGTTCCGCGATCCAGCAGGGCGCCTTCGCCGCCGAGGTGGTGCCGGTGACCGCCGGCAAGGTGCAGGTGAGCATCGACGAGCAGCCGGGGAAGGCGCGGCCCGACAAGATCCCGACGCTGAAACCCGCCTTCGCCGCCGACGGCACCGTCACCGCCGCCAACGCCAGCAGCATCAGCGATGGCGCCGCCGCCCTGGTGCTGATGCGCGCCGACACCGCCCGCGAACACGGCCTGACGCCGCTCGCCACCATCCTCGGCCATGCCACCCACGCGCAGGAACCGGCGTGGTTTTCAACGGCACCGGTGCCGGCGATGCGGAAACTGCTGGCAAAGACCGGCCTGGACGTGGCCGCCATCGACCTGTGGGAGGTGAACGAGGCCTTCGCCGTCGTCACCATGGCCGCCATGCACGACCTCGGGCTGGACCATGCCAAGGTCAACATCAACGGCGGCGCCTGCGCGCTCGGCCACCCCATCGGTGCCAGCGGCGCGCGCATCCTCGTCACGCTGCTCCACGCGCTCCGCGCGCGCGGCGGCGGCACCGGTGTCGCCAGCCTGTGCATCGGCGGCGGCGAGGCAACCGCCATGGCGATCCGCGTGCCCTGACATGGCGCGTCCGCAACCGTCGATGCCGCTCGATGCCGCCCAGCGCGAGCTGTCGCGGGCCTATGTCGGCGGCGCGCCGGGGGTGCTGATCTCCGGGCTGGTCTGGCTGGCCGCCGGCACCGTGTGGGCCACCAGGGGCGCGCCCGCGGGCTTCCTCACCCTGTTCGTCGGCGGCATGCTGATCATGCCGGGATCGGTCGCGCTTTCCCGCCTGCTGTTCCGCGCGCCGAAGATCGCGCCGGGCAACCCGCTCGAACGGCTGGGATTCGAATCGACGGTGATGCTGTTCGCCGGCCTGTTGATCGCCTATGCCCTGCTGCGCAGCGACCCCGCCATGGCCTTCGCCACCCTCGCGGTCGCCATCGGCGCGCGCTATTTCGTCTTCCGCACCCTGTACAACGAGCCGCTCTACTGGCTGCTCGGCGCGCTGCTTGCCGCCCTCGGCATGGCGGTGCTGCTGCGCTGGACGACCATGCCGGTCAATGTCGCCGTGGCGGTGGGCGCCGTCGAACTCCTGATGGCCCTCCTCCTGCTGCTGCGGCATCGGCGTCGCTGACAGCGCGAACTTGCCAATCCGCCCGTCCTGCCCTATCGCGCGCGGTGTCGGAGCGTGGCGCAGCCTGGTAGCGCATTAGACTGGGGGTCTAAGGGTCGCAGGTTCGAATCCTGTCGCTCCGACCATGTTTCAAGGCCGGGCTGCGCCCGGAGAAGGCGGCGCACTCGCGCCGGCGCCCGGTCGGGCTTGCGGCCTTCGGCCGAGGCGGCGCTGCCACAATGGGGTCGCGCGGTTTGCCATTTCCCCCTACACCCGCTCCATGTCCGTGCTGGATGTCACCACCCTCGCCTGCGTGCGCAGCGGCCGGCTGCTGTTCGAAAACCTGTCCTTCACCGTGCCCAGGGGTGGCGCGCTGATCGTCACCGGGCCGAACGGCGCGGGCAAGTCCAGCCTGCTGCGCCTGCTCGCCGGCCTGCTGGAGCCCGCCGCCGGCACCATCCACCGCCCCGACCGCCTTGCCTATCTGGGCCATGACAGCGCGCTGAAGCCCGATCGCACGCTCGCCGGCGAACTCGCCTTCTGGGCCGCGCTGGACGGCGCCGACACCGCCACGCGCAACAGCGCCGCAAGCGCGATGGCGCTCGACGGCCTGCTCGACCTGCCCGTCCGCCTGCTGTCCGCCGGCCAGAAGCGCCGCGCCGCGCTGGCCCGCACGCTCGCCGCCGGCGCCACGCTCTGGCTGCTCGACGAGCCCACCGTCGGCCTTGATGCCGCCGCCTGCGAACGGCTGGCGACCGCCATCGCCGGGCACCGCGAACGCGGCGGCGCGGTGGTGGCCGCCACCCATGTCGATCTCGGCCTGGCGCACGCCGCCACGCTGCCGCTGGGTGTCGGCCATGGCTGACCGCCGCCTGCCCTGGCTGCTGTCGCTGCTGCTGATCGCCACGGCGCTGCTCGCGGCCACCCTGCTGCCCGGCGACGACCGCGTGCTCGCCGCGCGCTACACCGCCCGCGCCTCGTTCGCGATGTTCATGCCGCTGTTCCTGGCGACCCCGCTCGCGCGGCTGGGGTGGACGCGCGCGCTGGCGGCGCACCGCCGCGATTGGGGCCTTGCCTTTGCGCTCGCGCACTTCGTCCACCTCGCCGCGC carries:
- the ccmA gene encoding heme ABC exporter ATP-binding protein CcmA, which gives rise to MSVLDVTTLACVRSGRLLFENLSFTVPRGGALIVTGPNGAGKSSLLRLLAGLLEPAAGTIHRPDRLAYLGHDSALKPDRTLAGELAFWAALDGADTATRNSAASAMALDGLLDLPVRLLSAGQKRRAALARTLAAGATLWLLDEPTVGLDAAACERLATAIAGHRERGGAVVAATHVDLGLAHAATLPLGVGHG
- a CDS encoding DUF7010 family protein — translated: MARPQPSMPLDAAQRELSRAYVGGAPGVLISGLVWLAAGTVWATRGAPAGFLTLFVGGMLIMPGSVALSRLLFRAPKIAPGNPLERLGFESTVMLFAGLLIAYALLRSDPAMAFATLAVAIGARYFVFRTLYNEPLYWLLGALLAALGMAVLLRWTTMPVNVAVAVGAVELLMALLLLLRHRRR
- a CDS encoding ABC transporter substrate-binding protein — translated: MTRAIPVLLLALALPLAGCGNGNDGRALRVDSSVDPTPLVAQSTRLGLTALDGEGQVVPGLAQSWRVSDDGLSIVFRLRRASFANGMPVTAAQAVAAVQAARTRRAHPFFGLLAGVTAISAPLDDVIEMRLTTPQPELLALLAAPELAVLPPARNPPALGPFMPAGDEAGVITLGRNPRFHATADVPLDRVTLRRLDATAAIAGFARGESDLVLGGLGPGINDARTSPAAAGLRLEPARATAMLLVNMTGGPLKDLRVRRALSLAIDRQTLGSALFGSAAARPVYGLAPEGLASFPETFVPDWAGAPLVARQEDARRLLSEAGFGAERPLALTVAIPDDALSRAMAARIGNDLAAIGVTLSADIRDPAFHASTLARGGYALALTVREAPTDSPLALLLPLRCGANPAGVCLKEADRLLAQSWRAASLSARAGHYAQAERLWAEDGAVIGLVTPLRWALVSPRVAGWVDNAAGAHPLAKLDLLPEGRLFK
- a CDS encoding acetyl-CoA C-acyltransferase, whose protein sequence is MSEIVIVAARRTPMGGFQGDFAGLAASDLGAAALKAAVDDAGLAADAVEQVVMGCVLPAGQGQAPARQAARKAGLSDATAAVTLNKMCGSGMKAVMDAHDLLRAGSADIIAAGGMESMSNAPYLLPKARAGYRMGHGRVIDHMFMDGLEDAYESGRLMGSFAEDCARHYQFTRAAQDDFALASLSRASSAIQQGAFAAEVVPVTAGKVQVSIDEQPGKARPDKIPTLKPAFAADGTVTAANASSISDGAAALVLMRADTAREHGLTPLATILGHATHAQEPAWFSTAPVPAMRKLLAKTGLDVAAIDLWEVNEAFAVVTMAAMHDLGLDHAKVNINGGACALGHPIGASGARILVTLLHALRARGGGTGVASLCIGGGEATAMAIRVP
- a CDS encoding cysteine synthase A, giving the protein MTVATDIAALIGNTPLVRLKGPSERTGATVLGKCEFMNPGGSVKDRAALYIIQAAEAAGTLQPGGTIVEGTAGNTGIGLAVVGASRGYRTIIVMPETQSQEKKDALRALGAELVLVPATSYANPGHYVHTSRRLAEETPGAVWANQFDNIANRLAHIKTTAPEIWDATAGRVDGFTCAAGTGGTIAGVGLGLKERRADIRIALTDPDGAALYSWFAHGELKAEGSSVSEGIGQSRITANLEGAPIDVAYRVSDADAMPVLHELMARDGLHLGLSSAINVAGAERLARELGAGSTVVTILCDPGSRYLSTLWNREWLLSKGLALPPWFR